A genomic stretch from Triplophysa dalaica isolate WHDGS20190420 chromosome 4, ASM1584641v1, whole genome shotgun sequence includes:
- the LOC130420168 gene encoding uncharacterized protein LOC130420168 isoform X3 yields MMCLQMLTMEVQLDVICCKSVGTDLSMLDIENFITEICRLKKKVASLEAKLRERGDKLDKEDLRKVSVCVTDRTEAQDSVLRSRDTQNPELSLKLLCYADAQDDGSADETSYCNAGEQQMQQTQQNMCSVKLVDCRNLIESRGEKNTAEEQQQQQHHEDDDGWIDDDENDGTEAKDSVWRPRDKQDTELSHTLLCYSDAQVHKSSDETSDCNAGEQQMPLKMCSVKLVDYRNLIEGRGEKNIAEEQQHHHEDDDDWIDDDENDGTEAQDSVWRSRDTQDSDSDTSLCYTDARNDRSADETSDFNAGEQQMQQTQLKMCSVRLVDCKNLIESREEKQSHENDNDDDDGDYNIDYDDVDDDQNDDDEVFFPSDVLDRTELGRMFHQEGDVKENERESELLPF; encoded by the exons ATGATGTGTCTTCAGATGTTGACCATGGAAGTGCAGTTGGATGTGATCTGCTGTAAATCAGTAGGAACGgatctgtccatgctggatattgaGAATTTTATCACTGAAATCTGTCGGCTGAAGAAGAAGGTGGCATCACTGGAGGCgaagctgagagagagaggagacaAACTGGACAAAGAG GATCTGCGGAAGgtttcagtgtgtgtgactGATAGGACAGAAGCTCAAGATTCTGTTTTGAGATCCAGAGACACACAGAACCCAGAGCTCAGCCTCAAGTTACTCTGTTATGCTGACGCCCAGGATGATGGATCTGCTGATGAAACCTCTTACTGTAAtgctggagaacagcagatgCAGCAGACACAGCAGAATATGTGCTCCGTCAAACTGGTGGACTGCAGGAACCTGATAGAGAGCAgaggagaaaaaaacacagcagaggaacaacaacagcagcagcaccatgaggatgatgatggcTGGATTGATGATGATGAGAATGATGGGACCGAAGCTAAGGATTCAGTCTGGAGACCCAGAGACAAACAAGACACAGAGCTCAGTCACACGTTACTCTGTTATAGTGACGCTCAGGTTCATAAATCTTCTGATGAAACCTCTGActgtaacgctggagaacagcagatgCCACTGAAGATGTGCTCTGTCAAACTAGTGGACTACAGGAACCTGATAGAGGGTAGAGGAGAAAAAAACATAGCAGAGGAACAACAACACCAtcatgaggatgatgatgactGGATTGATGATGATGAGAATGATGGGACAGAAGCTCAGGATTCAGTCTGGAGATCCAGAGACACACAGGACTCAGACAGTGACACGTCACTCTGTTATACTGATGCTCGGAATGATAGATCTGCTGATGAAACCTCTGACTTtaacgctggagaacagcagatgCAGCAGACACAGCTGAAGATGTGCTCCGTCAGACTGGTAGACTGCAAGAACCTAATAGAGAGCagagaagaaaaacagagcCATGAGAATGAtaacgatgatgatgatggcgATTACAATATTGATTACGATGACGTTGATGATGAtcagaatgatgatgatgaggtcTTTTTTCCTTCAG
- the nrgna gene encoding neurogranin (protein kinase C substrate, RC3) a: MDCRNEGCTQPQDEDIMDIPLDDPAANKAAAKIQAGFRGHMTRKKMKDDKPREEKEREQK; this comes from the exons ATGGACTGTCGAAAC GAAGGATGCACTCAGCCACAAGACGAGGACATCATGGACATTCCCCTTGATGACCCAGCTGCAAACAAGGCTGCTGCTAAAATTCAAGCTGGCTTTCGAGGTCACATGACCAGGAAGAAAATGAAGGATGACAAGCCAAGGGAAGAG AAAGAACGAGAGCAGAAGTAG
- the hepacamb gene encoding hepatic and glial cell adhesion molecule b, protein MNVRPKMKAEKESFSWASATFAASLLFILVVLIHSGCVQGVNITTLETLIRGTVGGEALLSVRYSSTSLDPPVIKWQLKRDKPITVVQSISTEIIGNLRPEYRDRILVFENGTLLLHNLRLSDEGIYEVEISITDDTFTGEGSIELTVDEPISKPHVHMASPTVLELAENFTLNCTHDTGTKTTYSWTKGGNILQNETRLILSPDQKVLTIARVLMVDDDVYICMVENYIGSMKSLPVKLTVYKRSSLYIILSTVGILFLVTLVTVCACWKPSKKRSKRLRSKNMIPRAISQNHHIQYHDEKPEDDAIPIMTDHELRNPVSLYILKEDSPTGEPTSTCVTCTSNSSIPPSYSSSVPPPSDSSEPPARSSRRYPRTPSKSPPAHRHRRKGHSQSPPAPSPSRSRGSSRSSSVTSSPARKSENPPTPAQETRSSPKVDADQVC, encoded by the exons ATGAACGTTAGACCTAAGATGAAGGCAGAAAAGGAGTCTTTTTCTTGGGCATCGGCCACTTTTGCGGCATCACTCCTGTTCATTCTTGTAGTTCTGATTCACTCAG GATGTGTTCAGGGGGTGAACATTACCACTTTAGAGACTCTGATCAGAGGGACAGTGGGTGGTGAAGCTCTGCTTTCTGTCCGTTACTCAAGCACCAGTCTGGATCCTCCTGTAATCAAATGGCAACTCAAGAGGGACAAACCCATTACAGTCGTTCAGTCCATCAGCACTGAGATCATTGGTAACCTGCGACCAGAATACAGAGATCGTATCCTCGTGTTTGAGAACGGCACACTGCTGCTCCATAATCTCCGGCTTTCTGATGAGGGCATTTATGAAGTAGAGATCTCCATCACTGATGATACCTTCACTGGAGAGGGAAGCATCGAGCTGACGGTGGATG AGCCAATCTCTAAGCCACACGTCCACATGGCCTCCCCCACTGTTCTGGAGTTGGCTGAGAATTTCACCTTAAACTGCACCCACGACACGGGTACTAAGACCACCTACAGCTGGACAAAAGGTgggaatattttacaaaacGAGACACGCCTGATCCTGTCACCTGACCAGAAAGTGCTGACCATTGCACGCGTTCTGATGGTAGATGATGACGTCTACATCTGTATGGTGGAAAACTATATAGGTAGCATGAAAAGCCTACCAGTCAAACTTACAGTTTACA AAAGAAGCTCGCTTTACATCATATTGTCTACAGTGGGCATCCTCTTCCTTGTTACTCTTGTAACTGTGTGTGCCTGCTGGAAACCATCAAAAAA gAGATCAAAACGACTGAGGTCAAAAAACATGATACCAAGAGCCATTTCACAAAACCACCACATCCAGTATCATGATGAAAAGCCAGAGG ATGATGCCATCCCAATAATGACTGATCATGAGCTGAGGAATCCTGTATCGCTCTACATCTTAAAAGAG GATTCTCCAACTGGTGAACCAACATCAACATGTGTAACATGCACCTCCAACAGTAGCATTCCCCCAAGCTACAGCAGCTCTGTTCCTCCTCCATCCGACTCATCCGAGCCACCGGCCCGCTCCTCTCGCAGATACCCCCGCACCCCCTCTAAATCCCCGCCAGCACACCGGCACCGCAGGAAGGGACACAGCCAGAGCCCACCAGCCCCCTCTCCTTCTCGCAGCAGAGGGTCGAGTCGCTCTTCATCGGTGACCTCGTCTCCAGCGAGAAAGTCTGAGAATCCACCCACCCCTGCACAAGAAACCAGAAGCTCTCCAAAAGTAGATGCAGATCAAGTCTGCTGA